The Clavelina lepadiformis chromosome 3, kaClaLepa1.1, whole genome shotgun sequence region CCCCAGATACCTAATCcaacataaaagaaaaatgtttaacacAAGGCAAAGCAGAAAAACACTTAAATATGACAATGTAATGAAATTGgataaaagaataaaacacAACATGTTACCAACCCATATTTCAGAAACTCTTACCTCCTGTAAATAGCTATTCAATGGAATGTAAGCCATTGCCATTCGATTGACGATGATTTAAATGtagaaaatagttaaaattatTGTACCTACGTTCTTTCTGTCACCGAGCAGCATAAACTATTTTCCCTGTAAGTATTTTTAATCAGAGTTGGAAGTCAGTATTTTTTTACGGTAGTCAAAAAGCTAGAAATGTACAGGGTGACAGTGGGCTACTTTGACTTAAGTCAACCTAAGTTATGACAAGTGAAAAAGTCGTTTCAAAACTTACttaataaacatatttgtgTATTCATACTACACATTATAATAAAGTAAGCTGTCGTTCTTCAAGGCGTTTACAATTTAGACTGGTCGACAATTCCTACCAGAATATTGGAGAGTCTAATTTTTCATGAACATAGGCAAATCGCTAGGCCTTATTTATCTATTTATTtatctatttatttttatgattttcacTGTCTGAGTCCTATAGGGCTGTAGCAGTAGGGCACGAAATTTTGTTCTCACATATTTACTACGCTTACCATAACATGTCTGGAGTCAAATCAAATCAacttgtttgaaaatattactgGAGTAGCGTCAATATACTAGGTCATTACAAGGTTGCTgttaattaacatttttagttGAACAGAAATTTAACCACATTGaattatgcaaaataaatttctgtaaATTGAGTACTTGGTTTGGGTAGTCCCCTTCATCAGGGAAAAGGTTTgccataaacattttaaaattgaaattacagttttatatttttattgttttatgatGAATTCTGGACTAAAAGTTGCTATTATTGTACtaaatgtataaaattaaagacttttcaataaaatttcattgtttatgTTGAGAAATATTATTTAAAGACTTCTGACAAATATGTACCAATgatcaaagtttttgtgtcagCGTGTCATAGCAACTGCCGTAAATTATGCGAGCAGTTCCGAGTATGCGAAGATACTGGATACCAGTGTAGTAGATAAACTTCTTCTTCGAATTTTGTCTTTTAGCTCTATGCATTTATTGTTGACAGTAATTGCGCAAATTTTCCTTCATATTTTGTTTAGTTAGCTACTAATAGTTTGAATGTTTTATTCTAAAATACATTTTGTACAGTTGTCAGGTTACATTTCAAGCTAATAAGGTATTCAAAAATGGCTTCCACTGAAGAAGAACAGCAACCTGAGAACACTTATATGATACGACCAAACTTTCAGCACAAGTAGGTTAACTTTTGCGCTAATGACTGTGATTTATGACAAGTATAGGTTAGTCcatattgtatatattgaTAGTGTTGTACTATATTTCATATGCTGATTACTTGCTTTATTGCTAAGAGTTGTAGCTTAACTTTCTGTTATTTAGattcaaaaaagcaacagTAAAGGAATGCATTCACCACGTTGTAACAGAATACCTAAACGGCAAGCAGTATAATGAAGAAGAAGTGGGCACATGGACCACAGAAATATCAAATTCCATCAAATTGGAGTTAAAAGGTTCAAACATTCTCACatagtttttgttaaatactGATGTAGTGCTTTGCTGTTAAATAGTCGTTTATGTCTCATCTTAtgctatgtatatatataaatatctTATGTTATGTCATACATGAAGTCAATTCAGATACAAGTGTAtgtgaaaaaaaacatttgtttattgATGTAAGAAGTCATTATTTGTGTTGTTGTGGAATCATCTGTTTAAAAGAAATCtatttaacaaaacatgttACAAAGCATGTATGCAAAGCTCTGTAGCTGTGGTATTGCATCCAAGggcaaaatttgttgtttggtatgctaattttttttaattggtttACATTATAAACTGattcttatttttttttaaatgcagtgTTTGCATTTGCatattgataaaaaatttagtCTTGGGTGCAGTTCCCTAGGGTTAATTGAAAATCTTGATGAAATTGGATTAGTTTAGAATTGCACCAATGAGCATAATTCTTTTTGCGGCAGCTCTTTTTTCCTGGCTTAGTTGTGATTATTACAACATTGATTGTATTAGTTGAATATATATGGATGTAAATTTCAGTCCCTCACAATATAGCACCCACACGTAAATGTTCCAATGGACATAATTTGTGTTGCTCTTTATAACTGGTTTATTCGTTTGTTCTATCTCATACAAATTTGTTATGCTTGGATTTATCTAATCTTAGCTGTGccaatataaaacaatttgttaaaattctcCAATTTCTGACattatttcattgttgaaaattaacCAACTTCTGAGTTTCAAATTTCTGACTTTACtgacaaattttattaaaataaattgatatttttgcaTATTGACAGAACTCGGTTTCGATCGATACAAATTTGTTGTTCAGTGCACGATCGGAGAGCAAAGAGGGGAAGGTGTTAAGATGGCGTGTCGATGCTTTTGGGATTCAGACACTGACAATTATGCACAAGATGTCTTTATGAACGTGAGTGACTTGTTTTTACATATTACGGTAATACAATACTAAGTAATTTGGGGTAATGCtgaataaataaactaaatgtGTGTTATCTTTTCACAGAATTCACTCTTTTGTGTGACTGCTGCGTTCGGTGTGTTCTTCTACTAGAGCTGTGAAGACTGTCTTTTGTACTTTCTTTTTAGAGCACTTTATACTCTTGTTATGTATTTTAAGTttccaaataaaacaatatttgttaTAGCAGTGGATTGGATCACTCTACTGTGTCTACACTTGTTGTTAGAGTTACCAGTACATATTTTAAGGCTACTGGGCCTTATCTCTGGTCTCTCAAGCGTTTTTCAACACAGAGGATG contains the following coding sequences:
- the LOC143448377 gene encoding dynein light chain Tctex-type protein 2B-like, which translates into the protein MASTEEEQQPENTYMIRPNFQHKFKKATVKECIHHVVTEYLNGKQYNEEEVGTWTTEISNSIKLELKELGFDRYKFVVQCTIGEQRGEGVKMACRCFWDSDTDNYAQDVFMNNSLFCVTAAFGVFFY